A segment of the Chloroflexota bacterium genome:
TTTGGCGGCGCGCAAAATCTTTGGGTCGGAGTTGAGGGCTTTATCAAATTCAAGATATTTGTAAACGGTAGTTGGGAGTGGGTAGACAGTGGCATCAATCCTTGCCGCTATCTGATCGGTGGAAATCTAGCCCCATACTGGGCAGAGCTAACACCTTATCCAACCAATACGTGGCCCTATGAAACATGGCGCATGCATCACCTCGCGATCACCTGGGGCGCGCGGGGAATGGAACTCTGGGTGGATGGTGTGTTGCATGGCATCGGCGCAAGCACTACTCCTGAAGCGAACACGTATGCCTATCGTTGCAATCCACAAATGCAATTGTCGTCGTGGCGGTATCCTCTGTGTGCGACGCCGGTATTGAACGTCTCCGCGCCATATTCGTATAAAGGTGGTTTGCCGGCATATTCGACCATGTTGTTGGGCTGCGATGTGCCAGGTAATTGCTTCAACGGGATTATTGATGAAGTACGGGTGAGCAACCTTCAACGCACATTTGCGCCCAGCATCATTCCGACAACGACACCGCTGCCAACGAGTACGCCGGTTGCACCGGTCGGCGAGTATAGCGTGGATGGCTACACCGCCAGTCTGTTTCACATGAGCGATATCACGCCTGGATTGCTCAAGATGACCAAGAATGAAGTAACCCAGACCTATTCAGCGCGACTCAATGGCAACGCGATCATCACAGCCAATGGGCGGTTCAACAATGGAATCTATCTCGATGGTACGCTGGATCGCGATGGAGTGCCTTCATTTCTCGACGCGGGTCATTCGGATATTCAAGGCGGAGGCGCGTTCGAAATCTGGGTCAATTTCTCTAGTCTGCCGAATATCGGAACACTCGTGAATGGCGGTGGAGGATTTCAAGATATTGTGAATGTTGCGACTCTGCAACTCAATTTAGTGAACAAGGGAAATGGCACACATCAATTGGAATTCAGAATTTACGATCGAAATATTTCCGATTGGCGTATCGCGGGAACAACCGTGCCTTCCGCCACGTTTGCCGGAACGTGGCATCACATTGCGGCGACCTGGGGCGGTCGCGGAATGGAACTGTGGATTGATGGCGTCCGCGCCGCGACCTATCCCTATGGGGGATTTCCGGCGGGAGTTGAGAAATTCCTAATCGGGTCCGGTCAATCGGGTTACAATATCACCGGCACGATTGATGAGTTTCGTGTTAATACGATTCAACGAACCTTCGTGCCGCCCATCACGCCAACACCAAGCATCACACCAACACCGACTAACACACGTCCTCCCACTCCGGGTACTTATTATGTGCCCCTGGTCGAACGCTAAATGTTACACCAAGAGCGGGACGAGAGAAAAACTCGCGTCCCGCTTTTTTTGACGGTACCTCCCTCGGTTTTCTCGGAGAGTCAATGCCCAACAAGATCGTCTTGATTGCTGCACTCGTCGTCACCTGTGTCACCATCATCGCGTATCAGCCCGCGTATCGCATTCAGTTCTACGACGGTTGGTGGTATCTCGAATGGGCGGCGACGATGGACGTGCCACGCTATGCGATTCAGTTCCTCGACCCCGCGAATATTACGCAGGGGTATCGCCCCGTCCAGGGCTTGTACATGTTTATCCTCTACCGGCTGTTCGGTTTCAACCCTGACGGCTACCACCTCGCACATACCCTTTTGCATTCCGCAAATGCGATCCTGCTATGGCTCGTCGTCACGCGTATCGGCGCGTGCGCGATTGGTTCAGCATGCGCGTTTCGCGTCGGCGTGATCGCGGCGCTGGCGTACGCCGTGTCGCCGGTGATTACGCTTGCGGTATTCTGGCACGCGGTCGTAGACCCTCTTTCCGCATTCTTTTATTTGTTGACCATTCTGCTGTGGGCACGTTACATCAAAACCCGCGCGCCGCGCGACTGGGTGTTCGCGTTCGTCGCGTACCTGTTCGCGCTGTTCAGCAAAGAAGTCGCCGTGTTCCTCGCGCCGATTTTGTTTTTGATCGAGTGGTGGGTGTTCCGGCAAAAGATCAACTTGGCGCAAACCGCGCAGCGTTACGCGCTGTTTCTCATCGTGATTATTCCGTACCTGTTTCTCGTCGTCAGCGTGCAAAGTCACGGCGAGTTTTCGTCCCAGTTCGGTTTCAAGATCGGACCGCACATGCTCGCGAATCTGGTGCCGTACCTTGCCGTGCTCACGTTGCCGTGGACCGACGCAATGCCAACCGAGCGGTTTTATTTCGCGTGGCTCGCGCTCATCGTCGTCGCGTACCTGAGTGTCGCGCTCTACAAGCGTAGTTGGGTGGGGTTGCTCATCGGACTCGTCGCGCTGTTGAACATTTCGCCGCTCACCGGTTTTCCACTCGACTATTTCAACACGCGCTATCTCTACCTTTCACTCATGTCCACGGCGATCATCGCCGCGCTCGCGTTCGATTCAATCGCGCGGCGATTCGTTCCGCGCCGCGCCTTCACGATGATCGCGGCGCTCGTCGTCGCGGGAGTCGTTCTGGCGAGCAGCGCGCGCGTCGCCGATGCCGCCGCGACGCTCGCCGAGTACACGCGCCAGGTGCGCGTCCCCTTCCGCGATATTTCGCGCACGCACCCGACATTTCCGGATGATACGTATCTCTACTTTATCTATTCGCCGATGACAACAGTCTGGGATTTCAAGGGATTGTTTTTTGTGCGCTACGGCAAACATGTCCAGGTCGAGGCGACCGATTCCGGCGCACTGCCCGAACTGCACGCGCACGCTCAATCGTACATCTATTATTTTGATGCCGATGGCAAACCGATCGAATTGCCGGTCGAGAAAAATATCGCGACGCGTGTCGCGCCTACCTTGCCCGCGCAATTCGGAGACACGATAACCCTGGATAGTTTGGATGTATCGGGTGTGACACTCGCGCGCGGTAGCGCCCTCGTCGTGTTTCTGAATTGGCGCGCGACCGCGCGCGTAGACACCGACTATACGGTGTTTGCGAATCTCGTCAACGCGCAAGGCGAACTCGTCGCCGCGAGCGATGCGCCGCCTCGACGCGGCGAAATGCCCACGTCAACGTGGACGCCACATCGCCCGGTCGTGGATGTCGTCGTGATGCCGATTGACGCGCGCGCGCCAACTGGTATAAACTATCGCCTCGAGTTAGGATTGTACGATGCCGCGACGACCAAGCGCGTGCCCATTGTTGACGCGCACGGCGCGACGCTCGCGGACAAAGTCGTGATCGAATCGTTCAGCATCGCGCCGTGATACGTCACGGCGCGCGCCATAAGGAGCCAGAATGGAAAAACAAATCGCCACACTCGCGGGCGGATGCTTTTGGTGTCTCGAAGCCGTCTTCGACGAACTGAAAGGCGTCGTGAGTGTCGAGTCAGGATATTCGGGCGGGAGCGTTGCGAATCCGTCGTACGAACTCGTTTGCGCCGGCAAAACGGGGCACGCCGAAGTCGTGCAGATCGCGTTCGAGCCGGACGTGATTTCGTATCGCGATCTGTTGCGCGTCTTTTTCACGATTCACGACCCGACGACATTGAATCGCCAAGGCGCGGATGTGGGCACGCAATATCGCTCGGCGATTTTCTACCATGACGCGATCCAGCAACACATCGCACAAGAAGTGATACAGGAAATCAACGCGGCGAAAATCTGGGATCACCCGCTCGTCACCGAGGTCGCACCATTCAGCGCGTTTTATCGCGCCGAGGACTATCATCAAGAGTACTTTGCCA
Coding sequences within it:
- a CDS encoding glycosyltransferase family 39 protein, whose protein sequence is MPNKIVLIAALVVTCVTIIAYQPAYRIQFYDGWWYLEWAATMDVPRYAIQFLDPANITQGYRPVQGLYMFILYRLFGFNPDGYHLAHTLLHSANAILLWLVVTRIGACAIGSACAFRVGVIAALAYAVSPVITLAVFWHAVVDPLSAFFYLLTILLWARYIKTRAPRDWVFAFVAYLFALFSKEVAVFLAPILFLIEWWVFRQKINLAQTAQRYALFLIVIIPYLFLVVSVQSHGEFSSQFGFKIGPHMLANLVPYLAVLTLPWTDAMPTERFYFAWLALIVVAYLSVALYKRSWVGLLIGLVALLNISPLTGFPLDYFNTRYLYLSLMSTAIIAALAFDSIARRFVPRRAFTMIAALVVAGVVLASSARVADAAATLAEYTRQVRVPFRDISRTHPTFPDDTYLYFIYSPMTTVWDFKGLFFVRYGKHVQVEATDSGALPELHAHAQSYIYYFDADGKPIELPVEKNIATRVAPTLPAQFGDTITLDSLDVSGVTLARGSALVVFLNWRATARVDTDYTVFANLVNAQGELVAASDAPPRRGEMPTSTWTPHRPVVDVVVMPIDARAPTGINYRLELGLYDAATTKRVPIVDAHGATLADKVVIESFSIAP
- the msrA gene encoding peptide-methionine (S)-S-oxide reductase MsrA — its product is MEKQIATLAGGCFWCLEAVFDELKGVVSVESGYSGGSVANPSYELVCAGKTGHAEVVQIAFEPDVISYRDLLRVFFTIHDPTTLNRQGADVGTQYRSAIFYHDAIQQHIAQEVIQEINAAKIWDHPLVTEVAPFSAFYRAEDYHQEYFANHPDQGYCRVVIAPKVAKFRAHYREQLKK